The Phoenix dactylifera cultivar Barhee BC4 chromosome 15, palm_55x_up_171113_PBpolish2nd_filt_p, whole genome shotgun sequence genome contains a region encoding:
- the LOC103705845 gene encoding ubiquitin-like-specific protease 1D isoform X2, translating to MAAEERLPLDRREPLPGKEDAPMPEVEAAAEMAAGGGGDGGCDGGESEALLVAELSDHQIQEKVQRVVGLLSLGMGGRLPDKGVKLRAHLRQLHDELDRRKLAPHRKNGGECDRAAQSITTESSGTIKDSNENLTISESHSQPSFASQFLHKLQSKADAAPNKNLRDISLNKCGSSREVECPVHERRQPIRISSQPARMSSRDSPFLCASTLASKDEQRSSNGDLKSLESFSTSHLGEKLSNLSSRKRRASDTRDSLELKSKKVQEVVLLDEEVQPVQPMQIDDPDKWKEAKIYYPLRDDPESVEISYADLKCLEPESYLSSPIMNFYIQYLQRPVSPMGRPRGEYYFFNTYFYRKLEEALSCKGDRNSCFLKLRRWWKGVNIFQKAYIFLPIHGDWHWSLVIISIPAKEDESGPIILHLDSLGIHSSNSVFDVVGRYLKEEWNYINQNAYPPDVPISERIWKYLPRRIEKKKINVPQQKNEYDCGLFVLYFMERFIEEAPERLRKKDLAMFGRKWFQPEDASGLRKRIRDLLLEVFESAKMENGRIEPATSSGSSPEL from the exons GTCGGAGGCGTTGTTGGTGGCGGAGCTCTCCGATCACCAGATCCAGGAGAAGGTCCAGAGGGTGGTGGGTCTTCTCTCCTTGGGGATGGGAGGCCGGCTGCCGGACAAGGGCGTGAAGCTCCGCGCCCACCTCCGGCAGCTCCATGACGAGCTCGACCGCCGGAAGCTCGCCCCGCACCGCAAG AATGGTGGAGAATGCGACAGGGCTGCGCAGTCAATAACCACAGAATCATCTG GTACAATTAAAGATTCCAATGAAAACCTTACAATATCTGAATCACATTCACAGCCCTCATTTGCATCTCAGTTTCTCCATAAATTACAGAGCAAG gCAGATGCTGCACCTAACAAGAACTTGAGAGATATTAGTCTAAACAAGTGTGGAAGTTCAAGGGAAGTTGAATGCCCAGTGCATGAGAGAAGACAGCCAATTAGGATATCATCACAACCAGCTAGAATGTCTTCCAGAGATTCACCTTTCCTGTGTGCTAGCACCCTTGCCAGCAAAGATGAACAAAGATCTTCAAATGGTGATCTCAAGTCTTTGGAATCTTTTAGCACTTCCCATTTGGGGGAAAAGCTTTCCAACCTTTCTTCTAGAAA GAGGAGAGCTTCTGATACTAGAGATTCATTGGAATTGAAGTCAAAAAAG GTTCAGGAGGTAGTTCTCTTGGATGAAGAAGTACAACCTGTACAGCCAATGCAAATAGATGACCCTGATAAATG GAAGGAGGCAAAAATCTATTATCCTTTGAG GGATGATCCTGAATCTGTTGAGATTTCTTATGCAGActtaaaatgtcttgaacctGAATCATATTTATCATCACCCATAATGAACTTTTACATTCA GTACCTCCAAAGGCCAGTTTCCCCGATGGGTAGACCAAGAGGGGAATACTATTTTTTCAACACATACTTTTATAGGAAACTTGAGGAAGCTCTGTCATGCAAG GGTGATAGGAATTCATGTTTCTTGAAATTGAGGAGGTGGTGGAAAGGcgtaaatatatttcaaaaggCGTATATTTTCTTGCCAATACATGGAGA TTGGCACTGGAGCTTGGTGATTATTTCTATACCAGCAAAAGAAGATGAATCTGGTCCCATTATACTTCATTTGGACTCGTTGGGGATTCACAGTAGTAATTCAGTTTTTGATGTTGTTGGAAG ATATTTAAAAGAGGAATGGAACTACATAAATCAAAATGCTTATCCTCCAGATGTTCCAATTTCAGAAAGGATATGGAAATATCTTCCCCGAAGgattgagaagaaaaaaattaat GTTCCTCAGCAGAAAAATGAGTACGATTGTGGCCTATTTGTACTTTACTTCATGGAGCGATTTATTGAAGAGGCTCCTGAAAGACTTAGAAAGAAAGATCTAGCCATG TTTGGTAGAAAGTGGTTTCAACCTGAAGATGCTTCTGGCTTGAGAAAGCGTATACGGGATCTGCTTCTTGAAGTATTTGAGAGCGCTAAGATGGAGAATGGCAGAATCGAGCCAGCAACATCCTCTGGTAGTTCCCCTGAACTGTGA
- the LOC103705845 gene encoding ubiquitin-like-specific protease 1D isoform X1 encodes MAAEERLPLDRREPLPGKEDAPMPEVEAAAEMAAGGGGDGGCDGGESEALLVAELSDHQIQEKVQRVVGLLSLGMGGRLPDKGVKLRAHLRQLHDELDRRKLAPHRKNGGECDRAAQSITTESSGTIKDSNENLTISESHSQPSFASQFLHKLQSKVFSLSFLQADAAPNKNLRDISLNKCGSSREVECPVHERRQPIRISSQPARMSSRDSPFLCASTLASKDEQRSSNGDLKSLESFSTSHLGEKLSNLSSRKRRASDTRDSLELKSKKVQEVVLLDEEVQPVQPMQIDDPDKWKEAKIYYPLRDDPESVEISYADLKCLEPESYLSSPIMNFYIQYLQRPVSPMGRPRGEYYFFNTYFYRKLEEALSCKGDRNSCFLKLRRWWKGVNIFQKAYIFLPIHGDWHWSLVIISIPAKEDESGPIILHLDSLGIHSSNSVFDVVGRYLKEEWNYINQNAYPPDVPISERIWKYLPRRIEKKKINVPQQKNEYDCGLFVLYFMERFIEEAPERLRKKDLAMFGRKWFQPEDASGLRKRIRDLLLEVFESAKMENGRIEPATSSGSSPEL; translated from the exons GTCGGAGGCGTTGTTGGTGGCGGAGCTCTCCGATCACCAGATCCAGGAGAAGGTCCAGAGGGTGGTGGGTCTTCTCTCCTTGGGGATGGGAGGCCGGCTGCCGGACAAGGGCGTGAAGCTCCGCGCCCACCTCCGGCAGCTCCATGACGAGCTCGACCGCCGGAAGCTCGCCCCGCACCGCAAG AATGGTGGAGAATGCGACAGGGCTGCGCAGTCAATAACCACAGAATCATCTG GTACAATTAAAGATTCCAATGAAAACCTTACAATATCTGAATCACATTCACAGCCCTCATTTGCATCTCAGTTTCTCCATAAATTACAGAGCAAG gtgttttctctttcttttcttcaggCAGATGCTGCACCTAACAAGAACTTGAGAGATATTAGTCTAAACAAGTGTGGAAGTTCAAGGGAAGTTGAATGCCCAGTGCATGAGAGAAGACAGCCAATTAGGATATCATCACAACCAGCTAGAATGTCTTCCAGAGATTCACCTTTCCTGTGTGCTAGCACCCTTGCCAGCAAAGATGAACAAAGATCTTCAAATGGTGATCTCAAGTCTTTGGAATCTTTTAGCACTTCCCATTTGGGGGAAAAGCTTTCCAACCTTTCTTCTAGAAA GAGGAGAGCTTCTGATACTAGAGATTCATTGGAATTGAAGTCAAAAAAG GTTCAGGAGGTAGTTCTCTTGGATGAAGAAGTACAACCTGTACAGCCAATGCAAATAGATGACCCTGATAAATG GAAGGAGGCAAAAATCTATTATCCTTTGAG GGATGATCCTGAATCTGTTGAGATTTCTTATGCAGActtaaaatgtcttgaacctGAATCATATTTATCATCACCCATAATGAACTTTTACATTCA GTACCTCCAAAGGCCAGTTTCCCCGATGGGTAGACCAAGAGGGGAATACTATTTTTTCAACACATACTTTTATAGGAAACTTGAGGAAGCTCTGTCATGCAAG GGTGATAGGAATTCATGTTTCTTGAAATTGAGGAGGTGGTGGAAAGGcgtaaatatatttcaaaaggCGTATATTTTCTTGCCAATACATGGAGA TTGGCACTGGAGCTTGGTGATTATTTCTATACCAGCAAAAGAAGATGAATCTGGTCCCATTATACTTCATTTGGACTCGTTGGGGATTCACAGTAGTAATTCAGTTTTTGATGTTGTTGGAAG ATATTTAAAAGAGGAATGGAACTACATAAATCAAAATGCTTATCCTCCAGATGTTCCAATTTCAGAAAGGATATGGAAATATCTTCCCCGAAGgattgagaagaaaaaaattaat GTTCCTCAGCAGAAAAATGAGTACGATTGTGGCCTATTTGTACTTTACTTCATGGAGCGATTTATTGAAGAGGCTCCTGAAAGACTTAGAAAGAAAGATCTAGCCATG TTTGGTAGAAAGTGGTTTCAACCTGAAGATGCTTCTGGCTTGAGAAAGCGTATACGGGATCTGCTTCTTGAAGTATTTGAGAGCGCTAAGATGGAGAATGGCAGAATCGAGCCAGCAACATCCTCTGGTAGTTCCCCTGAACTGTGA
- the LOC103705845 gene encoding ubiquitin-like-specific protease 1D isoform X4, with protein sequence MQDKCGTIKDSNENLTISESHSQPSFASQFLHKLQSKADAAPNKNLRDISLNKCGSSREVECPVHERRQPIRISSQPARMSSRDSPFLCASTLASKDEQRSSNGDLKSLESFSTSHLGEKLSNLSSRKRRASDTRDSLELKSKKVQEVVLLDEEVQPVQPMQIDDPDKWKEAKIYYPLRDDPESVEISYADLKCLEPESYLSSPIMNFYIQYLQRPVSPMGRPRGEYYFFNTYFYRKLEEALSCKGDRNSCFLKLRRWWKGVNIFQKAYIFLPIHGDWHWSLVIISIPAKEDESGPIILHLDSLGIHSSNSVFDVVGRYLKEEWNYINQNAYPPDVPISERIWKYLPRRIEKKKINVPQQKNEYDCGLFVLYFMERFIEEAPERLRKKDLAMFGRKWFQPEDASGLRKRIRDLLLEVFESAKMENGRIEPATSSGSSPEL encoded by the exons ATGCAAGACAAATGTG GTACAATTAAAGATTCCAATGAAAACCTTACAATATCTGAATCACATTCACAGCCCTCATTTGCATCTCAGTTTCTCCATAAATTACAGAGCAAG gCAGATGCTGCACCTAACAAGAACTTGAGAGATATTAGTCTAAACAAGTGTGGAAGTTCAAGGGAAGTTGAATGCCCAGTGCATGAGAGAAGACAGCCAATTAGGATATCATCACAACCAGCTAGAATGTCTTCCAGAGATTCACCTTTCCTGTGTGCTAGCACCCTTGCCAGCAAAGATGAACAAAGATCTTCAAATGGTGATCTCAAGTCTTTGGAATCTTTTAGCACTTCCCATTTGGGGGAAAAGCTTTCCAACCTTTCTTCTAGAAA GAGGAGAGCTTCTGATACTAGAGATTCATTGGAATTGAAGTCAAAAAAG GTTCAGGAGGTAGTTCTCTTGGATGAAGAAGTACAACCTGTACAGCCAATGCAAATAGATGACCCTGATAAATG GAAGGAGGCAAAAATCTATTATCCTTTGAG GGATGATCCTGAATCTGTTGAGATTTCTTATGCAGActtaaaatgtcttgaacctGAATCATATTTATCATCACCCATAATGAACTTTTACATTCA GTACCTCCAAAGGCCAGTTTCCCCGATGGGTAGACCAAGAGGGGAATACTATTTTTTCAACACATACTTTTATAGGAAACTTGAGGAAGCTCTGTCATGCAAG GGTGATAGGAATTCATGTTTCTTGAAATTGAGGAGGTGGTGGAAAGGcgtaaatatatttcaaaaggCGTATATTTTCTTGCCAATACATGGAGA TTGGCACTGGAGCTTGGTGATTATTTCTATACCAGCAAAAGAAGATGAATCTGGTCCCATTATACTTCATTTGGACTCGTTGGGGATTCACAGTAGTAATTCAGTTTTTGATGTTGTTGGAAG ATATTTAAAAGAGGAATGGAACTACATAAATCAAAATGCTTATCCTCCAGATGTTCCAATTTCAGAAAGGATATGGAAATATCTTCCCCGAAGgattgagaagaaaaaaattaat GTTCCTCAGCAGAAAAATGAGTACGATTGTGGCCTATTTGTACTTTACTTCATGGAGCGATTTATTGAAGAGGCTCCTGAAAGACTTAGAAAGAAAGATCTAGCCATG TTTGGTAGAAAGTGGTTTCAACCTGAAGATGCTTCTGGCTTGAGAAAGCGTATACGGGATCTGCTTCTTGAAGTATTTGAGAGCGCTAAGATGGAGAATGGCAGAATCGAGCCAGCAACATCCTCTGGTAGTTCCCCTGAACTGTGA
- the LOC103705846 gene encoding serine/threonine-protein kinase STY13-like codes for MREGRGDGFVRADQIDLKSLDEHLERHLSRAWTMEKKKKGEREREREEWEIDTSRLVIKGVIARGAFGTVHRGVYDGQDVAVKLLNWAEGGNGTESEIAALRAAFTQEVSVWHKLDHPNVTKFIGAKMGARDLTVQTENGQLGMPTSECCVVVEYLPGGALKSYLIRNSRKKLDFKVVVQLALDLARGLSYLHSKKIVHRDVKTENVLLDRTRTVKIADFGVARVEAQNPNDMTGETGTLGYMAPEVLNGNPYNRKCDVYSFGICLWEIYCCDMPYPDLSFSEITSAVVRQNLRPEIPRCCPSSFANVMRRCWDANPDKRPEMDEVVVMLEAIDTTKGGAMIPLGEPQGCLGCFRRYRGP; via the exons ATGAGGGAAGGAAGGGGAGATGGGTTCGTTCGGGCGGACCAGATCGATCTCAAGAGCCTGGACGAGCATCTGGAGAGGCATCTAAGCCGGGCATGGacgatggagaagaagaagaagggggagagggagagggagcgagAGGAGTGGGAGATCGACACCTCGAGGCTAGTTATAAAGGGGGTCATCGCCCGGGGAGCCTTCGGCACCGTCCACCGTGGGGTCTATGATGGCCAGGACGTCGCAG TGAAGTTGCTTAACTGGGCCGAAGGGGGAAATGGGACAGAATCTGAAATTGCTGCACTGCGGGCAGCGTTTACTCAGGAAGTTTCTGTTTGGCATAAGCTTGATCATCCCAACGTAACTAAG TTTATAGGGGCGAAGATGGGTGCAAGAGATCTAACTGTGCAAACAGAAAATGGTCAACTTGGCATGCCAACTAGTGAATGCTGTGTTGTTGTTGAATATCTTCCTGGTGGTGCATTGAAGTCATATCTGATAAGAAATTCGAGAAAAAAGCTAGACTTTAAAGTTGTTGTCCAGCTGGCTCTTGATCTTGCACGTGG GTTGAGTTATCTTCATTCAAAGAAGATTGTTCACAGAGATGTGAAGACAGAGAATGTGCTTCTTGATCGGACAAGGACTGTAAAAATTGCTGATTTTGGTGTTGCTCGTGTGGAAGCTCAAAACCCTAATGACATGACGGGTGAGACAGGAACCCTTGGTTACATGGCACCAGAG GTGCTCAATGGCAATCCTTACAACAGAAAATGTGATGTATATAGTTTTGGCATCTGCTTATGGGAGATATACTGTTGTGATATGCCCTATCCAGATCTCAGCTTCTCAGAGATTACATCTGCAGTTGTGCGGCAG AACTTGAGGCCTGAGATACCACGGTGTTGTCCAAGCTCTTTCGCCAATGTGATGAGGAGATGCTGGGATGCAAACCCTGACAAGCGACCTGAGATGGATGAGGTGGTGGTGATGTTGGAAGCAATTGACACAACAAAGGGTGGAGCTATGATACCTCTCGGTGAGCCTCAAGGATGTCTTGGGTGCTTCCGCAGGTACCGCGGCCCTTGA
- the LOC103705845 gene encoding ubiquitin-like-specific protease 1D isoform X3, giving the protein MQDKCGTIKDSNENLTISESHSQPSFASQFLHKLQSKVFSLSFLQADAAPNKNLRDISLNKCGSSREVECPVHERRQPIRISSQPARMSSRDSPFLCASTLASKDEQRSSNGDLKSLESFSTSHLGEKLSNLSSRKRRASDTRDSLELKSKKVQEVVLLDEEVQPVQPMQIDDPDKWKEAKIYYPLRDDPESVEISYADLKCLEPESYLSSPIMNFYIQYLQRPVSPMGRPRGEYYFFNTYFYRKLEEALSCKGDRNSCFLKLRRWWKGVNIFQKAYIFLPIHGDWHWSLVIISIPAKEDESGPIILHLDSLGIHSSNSVFDVVGRYLKEEWNYINQNAYPPDVPISERIWKYLPRRIEKKKINVPQQKNEYDCGLFVLYFMERFIEEAPERLRKKDLAMFGRKWFQPEDASGLRKRIRDLLLEVFESAKMENGRIEPATSSGSSPEL; this is encoded by the exons ATGCAAGACAAATGTG GTACAATTAAAGATTCCAATGAAAACCTTACAATATCTGAATCACATTCACAGCCCTCATTTGCATCTCAGTTTCTCCATAAATTACAGAGCAAG gtgttttctctttcttttcttcaggCAGATGCTGCACCTAACAAGAACTTGAGAGATATTAGTCTAAACAAGTGTGGAAGTTCAAGGGAAGTTGAATGCCCAGTGCATGAGAGAAGACAGCCAATTAGGATATCATCACAACCAGCTAGAATGTCTTCCAGAGATTCACCTTTCCTGTGTGCTAGCACCCTTGCCAGCAAAGATGAACAAAGATCTTCAAATGGTGATCTCAAGTCTTTGGAATCTTTTAGCACTTCCCATTTGGGGGAAAAGCTTTCCAACCTTTCTTCTAGAAA GAGGAGAGCTTCTGATACTAGAGATTCATTGGAATTGAAGTCAAAAAAG GTTCAGGAGGTAGTTCTCTTGGATGAAGAAGTACAACCTGTACAGCCAATGCAAATAGATGACCCTGATAAATG GAAGGAGGCAAAAATCTATTATCCTTTGAG GGATGATCCTGAATCTGTTGAGATTTCTTATGCAGActtaaaatgtcttgaacctGAATCATATTTATCATCACCCATAATGAACTTTTACATTCA GTACCTCCAAAGGCCAGTTTCCCCGATGGGTAGACCAAGAGGGGAATACTATTTTTTCAACACATACTTTTATAGGAAACTTGAGGAAGCTCTGTCATGCAAG GGTGATAGGAATTCATGTTTCTTGAAATTGAGGAGGTGGTGGAAAGGcgtaaatatatttcaaaaggCGTATATTTTCTTGCCAATACATGGAGA TTGGCACTGGAGCTTGGTGATTATTTCTATACCAGCAAAAGAAGATGAATCTGGTCCCATTATACTTCATTTGGACTCGTTGGGGATTCACAGTAGTAATTCAGTTTTTGATGTTGTTGGAAG ATATTTAAAAGAGGAATGGAACTACATAAATCAAAATGCTTATCCTCCAGATGTTCCAATTTCAGAAAGGATATGGAAATATCTTCCCCGAAGgattgagaagaaaaaaattaat GTTCCTCAGCAGAAAAATGAGTACGATTGTGGCCTATTTGTACTTTACTTCATGGAGCGATTTATTGAAGAGGCTCCTGAAAGACTTAGAAAGAAAGATCTAGCCATG TTTGGTAGAAAGTGGTTTCAACCTGAAGATGCTTCTGGCTTGAGAAAGCGTATACGGGATCTGCTTCTTGAAGTATTTGAGAGCGCTAAGATGGAGAATGGCAGAATCGAGCCAGCAACATCCTCTGGTAGTTCCCCTGAACTGTGA